One segment of Streptomyces sp. NA02950 DNA contains the following:
- a CDS encoding urea carboxylase-associated family protein, which translates to MVSTEAAYQANEGGGPLDVDKAFYDRVSGSSGGRRLVDGFTIPIRSGRAWEVPAGHLCRIVTVDGPQVGDFNVWNRHDPRERLWAARTRQLQRAHVSTYDRLWSNLPFLRPMLTITDDTLADYGTDAEGGRVHDLLGTRCDPYVNRMLTGEDFDFHCHSNLVRAVLPYGLTEFDVHDVLNIFQCTGLNENDQYFMKDCPARPGDHFEFFAEIDLLCALSTCPGGDLSVPMWGPDAHDPVEVCHPIGIEVYEVDDELLEDWTPPERAAYHNLHGMNLPAWKG; encoded by the coding sequence ATGGTCAGCACCGAAGCCGCGTACCAGGCCAACGAGGGCGGCGGCCCCCTCGACGTCGACAAGGCCTTCTACGACCGGGTTTCCGGCAGTTCCGGAGGCCGACGGCTGGTCGACGGCTTCACCATCCCGATACGGTCGGGCCGCGCCTGGGAAGTACCCGCCGGCCACCTGTGCCGCATCGTCACCGTGGACGGGCCGCAGGTCGGTGACTTCAACGTATGGAACCGCCACGACCCGCGCGAACGCCTCTGGGCGGCACGCACCCGTCAGCTGCAGCGCGCCCACGTCAGCACCTACGACCGCCTGTGGTCCAACCTCCCCTTCCTGCGCCCGATGCTGACCATCACCGACGACACGCTCGCCGACTACGGCACCGACGCCGAGGGCGGCAGGGTGCACGACCTGCTCGGCACCCGCTGCGACCCCTACGTCAATCGCATGCTCACCGGTGAGGACTTCGACTTCCATTGCCACTCGAACCTGGTACGCGCGGTGTTGCCCTACGGGCTGACGGAGTTCGACGTGCACGACGTCCTCAATATCTTTCAGTGCACCGGGCTCAATGAGAACGACCAATACTTCATGAAGGACTGCCCGGCCCGGCCTGGTGACCACTTCGAGTTCTTCGCCGAAATCGACTTGCTGTGCGCGCTGTCCACCTGCCCCGGCGGCGATCTGTCCGTACCGATGTGGGGTCCGGACGCCCACGATCCCGTCGAGGTCTGCCACCCCATCGGCATCGAGGTCTACGAGGTCGACGACGAACTCCTCGAAGACTGGACGCCCCCGGAGCGCGCCGCCTACCACAATCTGCACGGCATGAACCTCCCTGCCTGGAAGGGCTGA
- a CDS encoding sensor histidine kinase KdpD has translation MAVGRQMVLLAVLPAVLVTITGAAAAALLFTTSVGYVDKAAFWGLFNGTLLIICGILSGAAFIATGKARAVVRRHSELSSSAARGQAELARLRQQMERGRQLMEDQRKQQPGPLPERTGEAPDRLGHESASAQRVAEETVAELGPREPGGEHFEVFANLARRLESLVHREIGLLDDLENEVENPDLLKGLFHVDHVATRIRRYAENLAVLGGAVSYRQWTRPVSMADVMRSATAEIEQYSRVKMVPPVEGTVSGRAVVDVVHLLAELVENATVFSRPQTQVLLRAEHVTAGLAIEVEDRGLGMTSTERDQMNALLAAPEGIALGELLQDGRIGLYVVSALARRHGIVVRLQSNVYGGTQAVVVLPHELLGQGPDVAESQKPLSDVTPAADHGRADDPVQQAPAPDTPVERRPVPAPAAESPLAPVAAAPASGDEPPVLPRRRRQEHLSPELRQSPHTAAAPKEVDHDPGLMAAFQSGVRLAEDSREPDTSPSHGGENRPDLAP, from the coding sequence ATGGCAGTCGGGCGCCAGATGGTGCTGTTGGCGGTATTGCCTGCCGTACTGGTCACGATCACCGGAGCCGCGGCCGCTGCTCTCCTGTTCACCACAAGCGTGGGCTACGTCGACAAGGCCGCGTTCTGGGGTCTGTTCAATGGCACGCTGCTCATCATCTGCGGAATCCTCTCGGGTGCGGCGTTCATCGCCACCGGGAAGGCGCGGGCCGTGGTACGCCGCCATAGCGAGCTCAGCTCGTCCGCGGCACGCGGCCAGGCCGAGTTGGCGCGGCTGCGACAGCAGATGGAGCGTGGCCGACAGCTGATGGAGGATCAGCGCAAGCAGCAGCCCGGCCCGCTGCCCGAGCGGACCGGTGAGGCGCCGGACCGACTGGGGCACGAGAGCGCATCCGCCCAGCGCGTTGCCGAGGAGACCGTGGCGGAGCTCGGGCCACGGGAGCCTGGCGGGGAGCACTTCGAGGTCTTCGCCAATCTGGCCCGGAGGCTGGAGTCTCTCGTGCACCGCGAGATCGGGCTGCTGGACGACCTGGAGAACGAGGTCGAGAACCCGGATCTGCTCAAGGGCCTGTTCCATGTGGACCACGTGGCCACCCGTATCCGTCGATACGCCGAGAATCTCGCCGTGCTCGGCGGCGCTGTCTCCTACCGCCAGTGGACCCGGCCGGTCAGCATGGCCGATGTGATGCGTTCCGCGACTGCCGAGATCGAGCAGTACTCGCGGGTCAAGATGGTGCCCCCGGTGGAGGGGACGGTGAGCGGGCGCGCGGTCGTTGACGTGGTCCACCTGCTGGCGGAGCTGGTGGAGAACGCCACGGTGTTCTCCCGCCCCCAGACCCAGGTGCTGCTGCGTGCCGAGCACGTCACCGCCGGGCTGGCGATCGAGGTCGAGGACCGCGGTCTGGGCATGACCTCCACTGAGCGGGACCAGATGAATGCCCTGCTCGCTGCCCCTGAGGGGATCGCACTGGGCGAGCTGCTCCAGGACGGCCGGATCGGCCTGTACGTGGTCTCCGCGCTGGCCCGGCGGCACGGCATCGTCGTACGGCTCCAGAGCAATGTCTATGGCGGTACTCAGGCGGTGGTCGTGCTGCCGCACGAACTGCTGGGCCAGGGCCCCGATGTGGCGGAATCCCAGAAACCACTGTCGGACGTCACTCCCGCCGCCGATCACGGACGCGCCGACGACCCGGTGCAGCAAGCACCTGCGCCGGATACGCCCGTCGAGCGGCGCCCGGTGCCCGCCCCGGCGGCCGAATCACCGCTCGCCCCGGTGGCGGCGGCCCCCGCGTCCGGAGACGAGCCCCCCGTGCTGCCCAGGCGGCGCCGCCAGGAACACCTCTCCCCGGAATTGCGGCAGTCCCCCCACACTGCCGCGGCGCCCAAGGAAGTCGATCACGATCCCGGCCTGATGGCCGCGTTCCAGAGCGGTGTCCGTCTGGCCGAGGACTCCAGGGAACCCGACACCTCCCCGTCCCATGGCGGGGAGAACCGACCGGACCTGGCCCCCTAG
- a CDS encoding roadblock/LC7 domain-containing protein, which produces MVSEDLSWLLSGLVQRVPHTRSALLLSSDGLVMASDGLDTDAADHLAALASGLYSLARSAGKRFDDGDEVRQIVTELSSTLLFVSAAGQGALLAVLTGREADVPVLGYEMTRMVKSVRRHLGAAPRQSVGQ; this is translated from the coding sequence GTGGTGAGTGAAGATCTCTCGTGGCTGTTGAGCGGCCTTGTGCAGCGCGTACCGCATACGCGGAGCGCACTGCTGTTGTCCTCGGACGGTCTGGTGATGGCCTCGGACGGTCTGGACACAGACGCGGCGGATCATCTGGCGGCCCTCGCCAGCGGGCTCTACTCCCTGGCGCGCAGTGCCGGCAAGCGATTCGACGACGGCGATGAAGTACGGCAGATCGTGACCGAGCTCAGCAGCACGCTGCTTTTTGTCTCCGCGGCCGGGCAGGGCGCGCTGTTGGCAGTGCTCACCGGGCGCGAGGCGGATGTGCCGGTGTTGGGCTACGAGATGACCAGGATGGTGAAGAGCGTCCGCCGCCACCTGGGGGCCGCTCCCCGCCAGTCGGTGGGGCAGTGA
- a CDS encoding DUF742 domain-containing protein — MPDGPDDPHRPLLDDALGRLVRPYTVSDGRTEPTCAFDLMTMVVATDTALRTHLGLDHAQVLDLCRTPVTVAEISGHTRMPATVIKVLLSDLVERGAVVTRRFNTETRGSYSPPDLDLLEALRDGLLKRL, encoded by the coding sequence ATGCCGGATGGCCCGGACGATCCGCATAGGCCATTGCTCGATGATGCCCTGGGGCGGCTGGTTCGGCCGTACACCGTCAGTGACGGACGCACCGAACCCACGTGCGCGTTCGACTTGATGACCATGGTAGTGGCCACGGACACCGCGCTGCGGACCCATCTCGGACTGGACCACGCACAGGTGCTCGACCTGTGCCGGACGCCGGTCACGGTGGCCGAGATCTCAGGGCACACGCGCATGCCCGCAACGGTGATCAAGGTGCTGCTCTCCGACTTGGTGGAGCGTGGGGCGGTCGTGACACGACGCTTCAACACGGAAACACGGGGGTCGTACTCTCCCCCCGATCTAGATCTATTGGAGGCGTTGCGGGATGGGCTCCTCAAGCGACTCTGA
- a CDS encoding ATP/GTP-binding protein — protein sequence MGSSSDSEAPGAGSLPMGIKVLVAGGFGVGKTTFVGAVSEIDPLSTEELLTEVSAATDRLEGVENKATTTVAMDFGRITISPHHVLYLFGTPGQERFWFMWDEMSAGALGAVVLADTRRLEHSFAAVDFFEARGINFVVAVNEFDGAHRYQPEQVRAALDLKPEVPVVACDARLSSSGIRVLLSLVEDLITSRSSHG from the coding sequence ATGGGCTCCTCAAGCGACTCTGAGGCACCCGGCGCCGGCTCCCTTCCGATGGGGATCAAGGTTCTGGTCGCCGGGGGTTTCGGGGTGGGCAAGACCACCTTCGTCGGAGCGGTGAGCGAGATCGACCCGCTCAGCACGGAAGAGCTGCTGACCGAGGTCAGTGCTGCCACGGACAGGCTGGAGGGGGTGGAGAACAAGGCCACCACCACGGTCGCGATGGACTTCGGCCGGATCACCATCAGCCCCCACCACGTGCTCTATCTGTTCGGCACGCCCGGTCAGGAGCGTTTCTGGTTCATGTGGGACGAGATGTCGGCCGGTGCGCTCGGTGCGGTCGTGCTCGCCGACACCCGTCGGCTGGAGCACAGTTTCGCGGCGGTTGACTTCTTCGAAGCGCGTGGCATCAACTTCGTCGTCGCGGTCAACGAGTTCGACGGGGCGCACCGCTATCAGCCGGAACAGGTGCGGGCGGCACTGGATCTCAAACCCGAGGTGCCGGTGGTCGCGTGTGACGCTCGCCTGTCCAGCTCCGGTATTCGGGTTTTGCTTTCCCTCGTCGAGGATCTGATCACTTCAAGGAGTTCCCATGGCTGA
- a CDS encoding GAF domain-containing protein, whose protein sequence is MAETVYKTPFGGEIAIAVRHLLLPPEDPEAEARTRRLRELGIEDRVVPEYDEFARELAQRVGGCYAGVNFFVDVNRQYFAGLYSAASDTTVNLESPLLEDPVPGRVMPRDFDIGFCPHVVRRRKALALEDVRDYPRFAGNHVVDAIGIHSYLGAPLIDSTGMALGTICVVNQDPHPWGEQGLEIIKEMAADLVERIERRAQGS, encoded by the coding sequence ATGGCTGAGACGGTGTACAAGACTCCCTTCGGAGGGGAGATAGCGATCGCCGTGCGTCATCTGCTTCTCCCTCCGGAGGACCCCGAGGCAGAGGCCCGGACACGCCGGCTGCGGGAACTGGGGATCGAGGACAGGGTTGTTCCGGAGTACGACGAGTTCGCGCGTGAACTCGCGCAGCGCGTCGGGGGGTGCTACGCGGGGGTCAACTTCTTCGTCGACGTGAACCGTCAGTACTTCGCGGGCCTGTACAGCGCGGCCTCCGACACCACAGTGAACCTTGAGTCCCCCCTTCTCGAGGACCCCGTGCCCGGCCGGGTGATGCCTCGTGACTTCGACATCGGTTTCTGCCCCCATGTGGTCAGGCGGCGTAAGGCTCTGGCGCTGGAGGACGTCCGCGACTATCCACGCTTCGCCGGGAATCACGTGGTCGATGCCATCGGGATCCACTCCTACCTGGGCGCTCCGCTGATCGACAGCACGGGCATGGCGCTGGGCACGATCTGTGTGGTGAACCAGGACCCGCATCCCTGGGGTGAACAAGGGCTGGAGATCATCAAGGAGATGGCGGCTGACCTGGTGGAGCGCATCGAGCGGCGGGCACAAGGCTCCTGA
- a CDS encoding ATP-binding protein, with translation MRPADKPFALACLTLPAEERAVSQARKFTTVELTAWRITEEVADAARLVVTEFVTNTVRHSGSTEVRLRLTRSRSTVWIEVYDSGLWQPPAASSGPDDDLAESGRGFHLVDAVSRRCGVHRSPSGTCAWAMLPESPSHGGREMPAASLSARADRAVRQVPSLRFTARTAMRRPAPRRDGTTHAD, from the coding sequence GTGCGACCCGCGGACAAGCCCTTCGCCCTCGCGTGCCTCACGCTGCCCGCCGAGGAGCGGGCGGTCTCCCAGGCGCGGAAATTCACCACGGTGGAACTGACGGCCTGGCGGATCACCGAGGAGGTGGCCGACGCGGCCCGGCTCGTCGTCACGGAGTTCGTCACCAACACGGTCCGGCACAGTGGCTCCACGGAGGTCCGCCTACGGCTGACCCGCTCCCGTTCCACGGTGTGGATCGAGGTCTACGACAGCGGACTGTGGCAGCCCCCGGCCGCCTCTTCGGGCCCGGACGACGACCTCGCGGAGAGCGGCCGGGGGTTCCACCTGGTGGACGCCGTGTCCCGGCGCTGCGGAGTGCACCGCTCACCGTCCGGGACCTGCGCCTGGGCGATGCTGCCGGAATCACCGTCGCACGGTGGGCGAGAGATGCCCGCCGCCTCCTTATCCGCCCGTGCGGACCGGGCGGTACGCCAAGTGCCTTCCCTGAGGTTCACGGCCCGGACCGCCATGAGGCGGCCGGCACCACGGAGGGATGGCACAACCCATGCCGACTGA
- a CDS encoding L-lactate permease has protein sequence MYLPDLSPVADSLALSSLVAALPLLTLFLLLGGVRLKAHWAGLASLTVAIVIAVAAYGMPTRLTLLSASQGAAFGLFPIMWIVVTAIWLYQLTVVSGRFEDLRRAFGLISDDPRIQAMIIAFCFGGLLEALAGFGAPVAITGVMLMALGFAPVRAAITVLVANTAPVAFGAIAIPIITAGDLTKIPYTEIGAHVGRQTPLLALFVPLLLTALVDGRRGMRQTWPAALVCGVVFALAQFISSNYISVELTDIIASLAGLAALVLLLRVWQPQGGERSRADLRAEAQAEHLPGESGPGRTGTRGRPGAPGAPGAGTGSRPSDTSGPTGPAMPARPAPRRPVPEQEEREGSGSRVLMAFLPYLIVIAVFSMAKLWTPVKEFLAGTDLKAGWPGLDGQVLTAAGKASATTVYTFPWLSSPGTLLLLSGLLVAAVYRISPAVTAREFAATVVKLRWALVTVASVLALAYVMNLSGQTITIGTWIAGTGAAFAFLSPTLGWLGTAVTGSDTSANALFATLQQTAANKAGLDPTLLVAANTSGGVVGKMISPQNLTIAATAVGLVGRESKLFRGAIKWSLLLLLAMGVLVFLQSNVLAWMLP, from the coding sequence ATGTACCTCCCCGATCTCTCTCCCGTCGCCGACAGCCTCGCGCTCTCGTCGCTGGTCGCCGCCCTGCCGCTGCTCACTCTCTTTCTCCTCCTCGGCGGGGTCCGGCTGAAGGCCCACTGGGCCGGTCTCGCATCTCTGACCGTGGCGATCGTCATCGCCGTGGCCGCGTACGGGATGCCCACGCGTCTCACACTGCTGTCCGCGAGCCAGGGAGCGGCCTTCGGGCTCTTCCCGATCATGTGGATCGTCGTGACCGCCATCTGGCTCTATCAGCTGACGGTGGTCAGCGGCCGTTTTGAGGATCTGCGCCGGGCTTTCGGCCTGATCAGCGACGATCCGCGGATCCAGGCAATGATCATCGCCTTCTGCTTCGGCGGCTTGCTCGAAGCTCTGGCGGGGTTCGGCGCCCCGGTGGCGATCACCGGCGTCATGCTCATGGCGCTGGGCTTCGCCCCCGTACGCGCGGCGATCACCGTGTTGGTGGCCAACACCGCCCCTGTGGCGTTCGGTGCGATCGCGATCCCGATCATCACGGCCGGGGACCTCACCAAGATCCCGTACACCGAGATCGGTGCCCATGTCGGCCGCCAGACCCCCCTGCTCGCGCTCTTCGTGCCGCTTCTGCTGACCGCGCTCGTCGACGGCCGCCGCGGCATGCGCCAGACCTGGCCGGCCGCGCTGGTCTGTGGCGTGGTCTTCGCCCTGGCCCAGTTCATCAGCTCCAACTACATCTCCGTGGAGCTCACCGACATCATCGCCTCCCTCGCGGGCCTGGCCGCGCTGGTGCTCCTCCTCCGCGTGTGGCAGCCGCAGGGCGGTGAGCGGTCCCGAGCCGATCTGAGGGCAGAGGCCCAGGCCGAACACCTGCCGGGAGAGAGCGGCCCTGGACGGACCGGCACGCGCGGCAGGCCCGGCGCACCCGGGGCCCCCGGAGCGGGAACGGGCAGCAGGCCCTCGGACACCTCCGGCCCCACCGGCCCGGCCATGCCCGCCCGCCCCGCCCCGCGGCGCCCAGTGCCGGAGCAGGAGGAGAGGGAGGGCAGCGGCAGCCGCGTGCTCATGGCCTTCCTGCCCTACCTCATCGTGATCGCGGTGTTCTCGATGGCGAAGCTGTGGACGCCCGTCAAGGAGTTCCTCGCGGGGACGGACCTCAAGGCCGGCTGGCCAGGGCTCGACGGACAGGTGCTCACCGCGGCGGGCAAGGCGTCGGCCACCACCGTCTACACCTTCCCGTGGCTCTCCTCCCCCGGCACCCTGCTCCTGCTGTCCGGATTGCTGGTGGCCGCCGTCTACCGGATCAGCCCGGCGGTCACGGCCCGCGAGTTCGCGGCGACGGTGGTCAAGCTGCGCTGGGCACTGGTCACGGTCGCCTCCGTCCTCGCCCTCGCCTATGTGATGAACCTGTCGGGACAGACCATCACCATCGGCACTTGGATCGCCGGTACGGGGGCCGCATTCGCCTTCCTGTCACCGACCCTGGGCTGGCTGGGAACAGCGGTCACCGGCTCCGACACCTCGGCCAACGCCCTGTTCGCCACCCTCCAGCAGACCGCCGCGAACAAGGCGGGGCTCGACCCGACACTGCTCGTCGCGGCCAACACCTCCGGTGGCGTCGTCGGCAAGATGATCAGCCCGCAGAACCTCACGATCGCCGCCACCGCGGTCGGCCTCGTCGGCCGGGAGTCCAAGCTCTTCCGGGGAGCGATCAAGTGGAGTCTGCTGCTCCTGCTGGCCATGGGCGTGCTGGTCTTCCTCCAGTCCAACGTCCTCGCCTGGATGCTCCCGTGA
- a CDS encoding FadR/GntR family transcriptional regulator: MADMTAAWEPVPRSRTFELVLARIEEQILAGNLRVGDRLPPERELVELLGVSRAAVREALRVLEAQGVVRSRVGTGPASGSVISAMPSDGLSQLLRFHMALANFPLMDVVEARATLERSSARLAAERATEDDLARIRAPLARMDEAGLPREEFNDHDTAFHVAIAEAGGNRLMADMTIAVRSAVRHTLLTAFHKLSDWEAVAARLRAEHHAIYDAIVDHQPQRTGDLVEAHIRGIHRDVVMAVLEPGKPSGRTPRRE; this comes from the coding sequence ATGGCTGATATGACCGCGGCCTGGGAGCCGGTGCCGCGCTCCAGGACCTTCGAACTCGTCCTCGCCCGGATCGAGGAGCAGATTCTGGCGGGCAACCTGCGCGTCGGCGACCGGCTGCCACCGGAGCGCGAGCTCGTCGAACTCCTGGGAGTGAGCCGGGCCGCCGTCCGCGAGGCCCTGCGCGTCCTGGAAGCACAAGGCGTCGTCAGGTCCCGGGTCGGCACGGGACCCGCCTCCGGCAGCGTGATCTCCGCCATGCCGAGCGACGGTCTCAGCCAGCTGCTCCGGTTTCACATGGCACTGGCGAACTTCCCGCTCATGGACGTCGTCGAGGCTCGCGCCACGCTGGAGCGGTCGAGCGCCCGGCTCGCCGCGGAGCGCGCCACGGAAGACGATCTCGCCCGGATACGTGCTCCACTCGCCCGCATGGACGAGGCCGGCCTGCCCCGCGAGGAGTTCAACGATCACGACACCGCATTCCACGTGGCCATCGCCGAGGCGGGGGGCAACCGGCTGATGGCCGACATGACCATCGCCGTCCGCAGCGCCGTGCGGCACACCCTGCTCACGGCGTTCCACAAACTCTCCGATTGGGAAGCGGTGGCCGCACGGCTGCGCGCGGAGCACCACGCCATCTACGACGCCATCGTCGACCACCAACCCCAGCGGACCGGCGATCTCGTGGAGGCACACATCCGCGGCATCCACCGCGATGTGGTCATGGCGGTCCTGGAGCCGGGCAAGCCGAGCGGTCGCACACCCCGTCGCGAGTGA
- a CDS encoding SDR family oxidoreductase: MLIVTGATGRLGALIVDRLLERVPADRIGVSVRDVSKAADLAERGVRVRAGDFTEPDSLKHAFEGAERVLVVSAAIRGGGALTANSTAIDAAREAGAQRILYTSHQAASPTSCFPPQKVHAATEEHLKQQGVPYTALRNGFYASTLGSYIGAALETGTLAVPQDGPMSWTAHEDLAEAAAIALTEEGALEGITPPLTAPHTLDFADVADILSRITGRTITRVVMDDNEWTSAAVAGGMPRPAAEFSLTMFTASRKGEFNVTDPTLEATIGHPANTVHEVLEAVVRSR, translated from the coding sequence ATGCTGATCGTCACGGGAGCCACCGGCCGCCTCGGAGCGCTGATCGTCGACCGCCTGCTGGAGCGGGTACCGGCCGACAGGATCGGCGTCAGCGTGCGCGACGTGAGCAAGGCTGCCGACCTCGCCGAGCGCGGCGTCCGAGTCCGGGCGGGAGACTTCACCGAACCCGACAGCCTGAAGCACGCCTTCGAAGGCGCCGAGCGCGTCCTGGTCGTCTCCGCGGCCATTCGGGGTGGCGGTGCGTTGACCGCCAACAGCACCGCCATCGACGCGGCGCGGGAAGCGGGTGCCCAACGCATCCTGTACACCAGCCACCAAGCCGCCTCCCCCACATCGTGCTTCCCCCCACAGAAGGTCCACGCGGCCACCGAGGAACACCTCAAGCAGCAAGGAGTCCCCTACACCGCCCTTCGCAACGGCTTCTATGCCTCCACCTTGGGTTCCTACATCGGCGCGGCGCTGGAGACCGGCACGCTCGCCGTGCCGCAGGACGGCCCGATGTCCTGGACGGCCCACGAGGACCTGGCAGAAGCCGCCGCCATCGCTCTGACCGAAGAGGGAGCACTCGAAGGGATCACACCGCCGCTGACAGCCCCCCACACGCTGGACTTCGCCGACGTTGCCGACATCCTCAGCCGCATCACCGGCCGGACCATCACCCGAGTCGTCATGGACGACAACGAGTGGACTTCCGCCGCAGTCGCCGGCGGGATGCCGCGGCCGGCTGCGGAGTTCTCTTTGACGATGTTCACCGCATCGCGCAAGGGCGAGTTCAACGTCACCGATCCCACGCTGGAAGCCACCATCGGCCACCCCGCGAACACCGTCCACGAGGTCCTGGAGGCCGTCGTACGCTCCCGGTAA
- a CDS encoding TetR/AcrR family transcriptional regulator, which translates to MASNTQRRDITRDRIVKAAAGLLRDQGPAAVTTRRVADEAGLQPPALYRFFQDKDDLLDAAAEHVFAQHVASKQTTAPSDDPVEDLRAGWNTQISFGLANPYVYGLLLDPARARDTPAQVKGVLILAERVHRIAAAGRLRVSEERAVNLIRSAGTGTVHTLLTLPPEQSDPHLADAAFDAVARAILVDQPAVPTQDPAAVVAAFRTLLPELPSLSKAEATLLDEWLQR; encoded by the coding sequence ATGGCATCGAACACGCAGCGGCGAGACATCACCCGGGACCGCATCGTGAAGGCTGCGGCCGGCCTGCTGCGCGACCAAGGGCCGGCCGCGGTGACCACGCGCCGTGTGGCCGACGAGGCCGGGTTGCAGCCCCCTGCTCTTTACCGCTTCTTCCAGGACAAGGACGACCTGCTGGATGCTGCCGCGGAGCACGTCTTCGCCCAACATGTGGCGAGCAAGCAGACCACCGCGCCCTCGGACGACCCGGTAGAAGACCTCCGCGCCGGATGGAACACGCAGATCAGCTTCGGCCTGGCCAACCCGTACGTCTACGGCCTGCTGCTCGACCCGGCCCGCGCACGCGACACTCCGGCACAGGTCAAGGGTGTGCTGATCCTTGCCGAGCGTGTGCACAGAATCGCCGCCGCCGGGCGGCTTCGGGTGAGTGAGGAACGCGCCGTCAACCTCATCCGCTCGGCGGGGACCGGAACCGTCCACACCCTGCTGACCCTGCCACCGGAGCAAAGCGACCCGCACCTGGCCGACGCCGCCTTCGACGCGGTCGCTCGCGCCATCCTCGTAGATCAGCCCGCTGTCCCCACCCAGGACCCGGCGGCCGTCGTTGCGGCCTTCCGCACCCTCCTGCCCGAACTGCCCAGTCTCAGCAAGGCTGAAGCCACGCTTCTCGACGAGTGGCTGCAACGCTGA
- a CDS encoding DinB family protein, protein MTRSERLAEQLDRHWRKNLRPRLDGLGDDEYFWEPVRGCWSIRPRGRSAAPMSAGSGEWTMDFASPDPVPAPVTTIAWRLAHIIVSCLGYRVGWHFGGQDVDSQTFAYAGTADEALHQLDEMYGRWNAGVRELSDAELENPPAVGPERIPMEVIVQHVNKELIHHGAEISLLRDLYRWQDGAVPRRI, encoded by the coding sequence ATGACAAGAAGCGAGCGGCTCGCGGAGCAGTTGGACCGGCACTGGCGCAAGAACCTGCGGCCGCGGCTGGACGGTCTTGGCGATGACGAGTACTTCTGGGAGCCGGTGCGCGGCTGCTGGAGCATCCGCCCACGTGGCAGGTCGGCCGCACCGATGTCGGCAGGTTCGGGGGAGTGGACGATGGACTTCGCGTCCCCTGACCCGGTGCCGGCGCCGGTGACCACGATTGCCTGGCGGCTGGCGCACATCATCGTCTCGTGCCTGGGCTATCGGGTCGGATGGCACTTCGGCGGCCAGGACGTCGACTCCCAGACGTTCGCCTACGCGGGGACCGCTGACGAGGCGCTCCATCAGCTCGATGAGATGTACGGGAGATGGAACGCGGGGGTCCGCGAACTCTCGGACGCCGAGCTGGAGAATCCGCCCGCGGTGGGTCCCGAGCGGATTCCCATGGAGGTCATCGTCCAGCACGTCAACAAGGAGCTGATCCATCACGGCGCCGAGATTTCCCTGCTGCGCGACCTCTACCGCTGGCAGGACGGAGCCGTACCGCGCCGAATATGA
- a CDS encoding peptidoglycan-binding protein — protein MSGLILASSPLVRDNPAPAAPSVPSERPDRPPPPDSPAPPLPEVPGTGVLRQGDTGHGVYELQVRLLQIPDMYVGGAIDGRYDDEVRAAVARFQQWYGVRGDETGVYGDNTRHALMLRTK, from the coding sequence GTGAGCGGACTGATCCTCGCCTCTTCTCCGCTGGTCAGAGACAACCCGGCACCGGCGGCCCCGTCCGTTCCCTCCGAGCGGCCGGACCGGCCACCGCCGCCCGACAGCCCCGCTCCCCCGCTCCCCGAGGTCCCGGGCACGGGCGTGCTGCGCCAGGGCGACACGGGCCATGGGGTGTACGAACTGCAGGTCCGTCTGCTCCAAATCCCGGACATGTACGTCGGCGGCGCGATCGATGGCCGCTACGACGACGAGGTCCGAGCGGCCGTGGCCAGATTCCAGCAGTGGTACGGCGTCCGCGGTGACGAAACGGGCGTCTACGGCGACAACACACGCCACGCACTCATGCTGCGCACCAAGTAA